The sequence below is a genomic window from Thalassomonas haliotis.
TATGAGCGAAGAATTCACGGCATTAAACTCTCCCTTCGACCGCTACCTTAAAGGCAACAGCAAGGCGCTGTCCAAACGGGCAAAACGCGGCGCTTTACTTTTTTATGGCCGGGCCAACTGCGTCAATTGCCATAGCGGCGCATTACAAACCGATCTGGACTTTCATAATATCGCCGCCCCCCAGGTCGGTACCGGCCGGGGAGATGCCGCACCGCTCGACTTGGGCCGGGGGGCGATCACAGAAAATCCGGCGGATAATTTTAAGTTCCGTACCCCTTCGTTGCGTAATATCGAACTTGAAGCCCCTTATTTCCACAACGGCGCTTTTGCAAAACTGCCCGATGCTCTCAGGCATCACCTGGACCCGCAAAACAGCCTGGCCAACTACGATGCCTCGCAAATAGAGCCTGAGCTGGCAGGTATGTTTGTCAACGATGACGACACCATAAATACCCTGCTCAGCACTATATCCCCTGAACTGGCAATATCAGGCGCACCACTTTCAAAACGTGAAATTAACCAGCTACTGGCGTTTTTATCGGCGTTAACCGATCCTGAGTCGCTAAATAAACTCAATGTCGTGCCGGATAAGCTGCCCAGCGGCCTGACCTTAGCCGACTGAACTTAACCAACTGAACTTAACCAACTGAACTTAACCAACTGAACTTAACCAACTGAACTTAACCAACTGCCCCAAAGTCGGTGCTTGCTTTTAGCCAAAAGCAAGCACTTTTCGCGCTCACCTTAACAGTGAAAGAAACAGCGAGAGACCGTTGCCAATATCGCTATTATTTTCATTCTTTCTTATAAAAACCAACTTCTTCGTTTTGCTTCGCCATACTTTACAGCAAAAAAAACCATCTAATGAAACAAGTGACGAGGTTACACCGCGGCTCGCCATATTTTCCATCTCCGCGATTTCTTATCGTACTTTTTTTCGCCACCTTTTTCATTTGCCTGACATTTCTTTCTTAAAGTAGAAAACTTAATTTTCTCTCATCAGTTTAAAAACAAATTAATATATTAAAAACAAAAGAGTAAAAACAATTATCCAGCCCCTTAAGAGGTTGGCATAAATTCTGTACTACCCCAAGCAGGAAGATTTCAATCGGGGCCGGAGTTGCTCCCAGGGACCAATAAGCATTTCAAGGACAGATGATGAAATAACAATCCAGATTAAAGTTGTACGGGAGTCGTTATGAAAAAAACAAAACTTGTTGCAGGTATATCAGGTATTGCCTGTCTCTGTTTATTGGCAAATCTACCACAGGACGTAGGTAAAGGTTATAGCCCGCTGGCCGGTGCCTATAACTATACAGAAAACCGGCTCAATCCGGCAGACACTTCAGCACTTTATATCGTACGCGGTCCCGATATGCATGCCGGTCGCAGTGCCGTTTTAGAGGTTGGCGGCGAAGTTGTCGAAGAATTGAGCATTATCAATGCTATCGGTGCCCGGTTGTCAGCAGCAGAAGCAGCAACATTATCTTCACTAGCCGGTATTACCCTGATTGCCGACCGGCCTCTTATGACCGCATATTATGATGATGACGACGATGATGATGACGATAATAACTACGGCTATGGCTACGGCGGTGATGACGACGACGACGATGACGATGACGATCGTGGTTATGGCAACGGTTACGGCAACGGCAACGGTAACGGCAACGGTAATGGCAACGGCAACGGTAACGGTAACGGCAACGGCAAGAATAGTTGCGCCCGCTCTACCGTTAATGAAGCATTTGACCAAACGGCATTTGACAATCAGCAAGTCACCGGCTCAGCCGTAGGCTGGACCAGTGACTGGCGAGAAGATCACGATGACAATAATCCAGATAGCGGTCATATCCAGATCTCCGATGGTAAACTGCGTTTTATCGGCGGCTATTCCGGCGAATATGATATCGAGCGGGATCTCTATATCGCGAGAAACTTCGCAAATTTATCTTTTGAACTGTCCACCAATGCCGATATCCGCTCGAATCGATACCTGACCATAGAGGCCAAGGATAAAAAAATAGATAAAATAGCACTTAAACCTAACATGAAAATCATCCGCAACTACAGCCTGGCAGCCTGGGCCCGAAACAGGGATATTGAAATTGATTTTGAAATCGCCTATGGCCTGAATGTTGGAGCCGAAGTACAAATCGACAATATTACCTTAAGCCAAAGCAGTGACAACCCAGGAGCTTATGCCGTCGACATGATTAACGCCCGGGCATTACATGATACCGGCATAGACGGCTCAGGAGTAACCATCGCCTTTGTCGATACCGGCGCCTGGACCAAAAGCTCAACGTTTACCAAGGCAGACGGCAGCAACCGTTTATTGGCAGACTATAGCGTCATCGGCGGCAATGGCAAAGATAAAAACGGCCATGGCACCCACTTGATGAGTGTCGCCACCCAAACCCTGCCGATCCCCTCGCTATGCGATGCAGAAGACTCCCTGCCATCAGGCATTGCCCCGGGAGCCGATCTGGTCTCCATCAAAGCTTTTAACAAATATGGAGAAGGCACTTATATGTCGGTACTCGCGGCGCTGGATTTAATTCTCCAGGTAAAAGCGCAACATAATATCCGGATTGTTAACCTTTCTTTCGGCGCCCTGCCCTTTTCCTATTACTGGGACGACCCGGTCAACCAGGCAGTGATGCGTTTATGGGCGGAAGGTTTAGTCGTCGTCACCTCGGCAGGCAATGCCGGCCCGGATCCCATGACCATTACGCTGCCCGGCAATATTCCCTACGTGATCACCGTCGGCGCCATGACAGATGCCTTTACCTTAGACAATGGCAGCGATGACCGTATCACCCGCTTCTCCGGAGCCGGGCCTACGGTAGAAGGTTTTGTCAAGCCTGATCTGGTAGCGCCGGGCGCCCACCTTATCGGCCATACCAACAAACACGGCCAGCTCAGCCGAACACTTGGTGAATACCAGGACATGATCGACGACGAATACTTTTTATTCTCCGGCACTTCACAGGCTACCGCAGTGATCAGCGGCGCCATTGCCCTGATGTTGCAAGACAACCCTAACTTGTCCCCCGACGAGGTTAAATGCAAACTGCTCAGCAGTGCCCGTCCGGCGATATTTGCCGATAACAGCTATGCCTATAGCCCCTTCAGGCAAGGGTTTGGTTTAGCGGAAATCTACCAGGGAGTACAATCACAGACCCCGGGATGCAGCGACA
It includes:
- a CDS encoding S8 family peptidase; this encodes MKKTKLVAGISGIACLCLLANLPQDVGKGYSPLAGAYNYTENRLNPADTSALYIVRGPDMHAGRSAVLEVGGEVVEELSIINAIGARLSAAEAATLSSLAGITLIADRPLMTAYYDDDDDDDDDNNYGYGYGGDDDDDDDDDDRGYGNGYGNGNGNGNGNGNGNGNGNGNGKNSCARSTVNEAFDQTAFDNQQVTGSAVGWTSDWREDHDDNNPDSGHIQISDGKLRFIGGYSGEYDIERDLYIARNFANLSFELSTNADIRSNRYLTIEAKDKKIDKIALKPNMKIIRNYSLAAWARNRDIEIDFEIAYGLNVGAEVQIDNITLSQSSDNPGAYAVDMINARALHDTGIDGSGVTIAFVDTGAWTKSSTFTKADGSNRLLADYSVIGGNGKDKNGHGTHLMSVATQTLPIPSLCDAEDSLPSGIAPGADLVSIKAFNKYGEGTYMSVLAALDLILQVKAQHNIRIVNLSFGALPFSYYWDDPVNQAVMRLWAEGLVVVTSAGNAGPDPMTITLPGNIPYVITVGAMTDAFTLDNGSDDRITRFSGAGPTVEGFVKPDLVAPGAHLIGHTNKHGQLSRTLGEYQDMIDDEYFLFSGTSQATAVISGAIALMLQDNPNLSPDEVKCKLLSSARPAIFADNSYAYSPFRQGFGLAEIYQGVQSQTPGCSDRTQDILDELAGIKHFTGPVRANDADQFYILETDGTIWNEGSLWNEGSLWNEGSMWNEGSMWNEGSLWNEGSLWNEGSLWNEGSLWNEGSLWNEGSVWNEASIWNEASMWNEGSLWNEGSIWNDSSFLNETVIPMTLMVTPLQE